From a region of the Streptomyces sp. B21-083 genome:
- a CDS encoding M36 family metallopeptidase yields MFPRHRYPPVTPAHHGRGVHREATGFLVRRNAILQADTVANGGRAHDRVWKVFAHRGTADGQGRRTGLTDSVSSRPEGGVPVTERRPPAIGADQAESINSSYRSCR; encoded by the coding sequence GTGTTCCCGCGTCATCGGTATCCCCCGGTCACCCCAGCTCATCACGGCCGGGGCGTACATCGAGAGGCAACCGGCTTCCTCGTCCGGCGCAACGCCATCCTGCAGGCCGACACTGTGGCCAACGGCGGGCGGGCGCACGACCGGGTCTGGAAGGTCTTCGCCCACCGGGGCACGGCTGACGGACAGGGCCGACGGACAGGGCTGACCGACTCGGTCAGCAGCAGGCCGGAGGGCGGCGTTCCGGTGACGGAACGCCGCCCTCCGGCGATCGGTGCTGATCAGGCAGAGTCGATCAACTCGTCGTACAGGTCGTGCCGTTGA
- a CDS encoding ATP-binding protein, translated as MRRFIGRDRELNVLGNALQAVGAAASSAKPGQCILMRGRRRVGKSSLVEEFLRRTESETPYLFFTAAGGTAEDELTELLDSVARSTLPGRETFSEEPPAQWNAAFRLLAEILPDDTPSVVVIDEVPYLMDRIDAFEGMLQRAWDRLLSRKPVLLLLVGSDLSMMEALNSYDRPFHQRGREMVVGPLNPADIGEMLALAPAAAFDAALITGGLPLICAEWRPGADVWEFLRDSLDNPISALLVSAERSLAAEFPPQAMSREVLRAIGSGERTFTNIARAAGGIAHTTLTRAMDVLTEKRVVAAELPLSLRPSKERRYRVADPYLRFWLAFLDPHMAEIERLRGDLTLSRIREQWTSWRGRAIEPVVRESLARLLPDGSLPATPAIGGYWTRGNDVEIDLVGADRQPVAKELLFLGSVKWLENSVFDNHDLAALQKHRAAITDEPVPLVVVSRNGVSCSGHQAAYGPEELLAAWRRT; from the coding sequence ATGCGTCGCTTCATCGGTCGGGACCGCGAGCTGAACGTGCTCGGCAACGCCCTTCAGGCCGTCGGCGCCGCCGCTTCCTCGGCGAAACCAGGCCAGTGCATCCTCATGCGCGGAAGGCGCCGGGTCGGCAAGTCCAGCCTCGTCGAGGAGTTTCTGCGGCGTACGGAGTCCGAGACGCCGTACCTCTTCTTCACGGCGGCCGGCGGCACCGCCGAGGATGAGCTGACGGAGCTTCTCGACTCCGTCGCCCGGTCCACCCTGCCGGGGCGGGAAACATTCTCGGAGGAGCCCCCGGCGCAGTGGAACGCGGCCTTCAGGCTCCTCGCGGAGATCCTGCCCGACGACACCCCCAGCGTCGTCGTCATCGATGAGGTGCCGTATCTCATGGACCGCATCGACGCCTTCGAGGGCATGCTCCAGCGGGCCTGGGACCGTCTGCTCAGCCGCAAGCCGGTACTCCTCCTCCTGGTCGGCTCCGATCTGTCGATGATGGAGGCGCTGAACAGCTACGACCGCCCCTTCCACCAGCGCGGGCGAGAGATGGTCGTGGGCCCGCTGAACCCGGCCGACATCGGCGAGATGCTCGCCCTGGCACCGGCAGCCGCCTTCGACGCCGCCCTGATCACCGGCGGTCTCCCGCTGATCTGCGCGGAATGGCGGCCCGGTGCGGACGTGTGGGAGTTCCTCCGCGACTCGCTCGACAACCCGATCTCGGCACTGCTGGTCTCCGCCGAGCGCTCGCTGGCGGCGGAGTTTCCGCCGCAGGCGATGAGCAGGGAGGTGCTGCGGGCCATCGGAAGCGGGGAGCGGACCTTCACCAACATCGCGCGGGCCGCCGGCGGCATCGCCCACACCACTCTCACCCGGGCCATGGACGTCCTGACCGAGAAGAGGGTGGTCGCGGCCGAACTGCCTCTCTCCCTGCGGCCGTCGAAGGAACGCCGCTACCGAGTGGCCGACCCCTATCTGCGGTTCTGGCTCGCGTTCCTGGATCCGCACATGGCGGAGATCGAGCGGCTGAGGGGAGATCTCACGCTGAGCCGGATCAGAGAGCAGTGGACGAGCTGGCGGGGACGCGCGATCGAACCCGTGGTCCGGGAATCCCTCGCCCGTCTCCTCCCGGACGGGTCCCTGCCCGCCACCCCGGCGATCGGCGGGTACTGGACCCGCGGCAACGACGTCGAGATCGACCTGGTGGGCGCCGACCGGCAGCCGGTGGCCAAGGAGTTGCTCTTCCTGGGGTCCGTGAAGTGGCTGGAGAACTCCGTGTTCGACAACCACGACCTGGCCGCGCTGCAGAAGCACCGGGCGGCGATCACCGACGAGCCCGTACCGCTGGTCGTGGTCTCCCGCAACGGGGTCAGCTGCTCCGGGCACCAGGCGGCGTACGGACCGGAGGAACTGCTCGCCGCCTGGCGCAGGACCTGA
- a CDS encoding cellulase family glycosylhydrolase, with translation MRTTRSTTRKSPLTILLTALVTLLGLLVLAPSPAQAQAEPPRAVAAAGLHISNGRLLEGNGNDFVMRGVNHAYTWYPTQTQSLRDVKALGANTVRVVLADGHRWTRNTADEVAAIVAQCKANRLICVLEVHDTTGYGEEAAAGTLDQAADYWIGLKSVLAGQEDYVVINIGNEPWGNTDPAGWTAPTIAAVQKLRAAGFQHTIMVDAPNWGQDWQGVMRANAQSVYNADTTGNLIFSIHMYSVFDTAAEITDYLNAFVTAKLPILIGEFGGPADQYGDPDEDTMMATAQQLKLGYLAWSWSGNTDPVLDLSIGFDPKQLSSWGQRIFNGANGIAQTSREATVYGGGTGTDTQAPTAPGTPNASGTTATSTTLTWAAATDNVGVAGYDVVRVSGGTETTAAASTTNTVTVTGLTAATAYTFAVYARDAAGNRSTRSATVNVTTSPGGGTPGISCSVAYRVVGDWQGGFQGDITLRNTGTTALTTWTLGFSFAGGQTINNMWGGTPTQSGADVSVVPASYTATIPAAGSVSVGFIGTKGATNPAPTTFTLNGTTCTTS, from the coding sequence GTGAGAACAACGAGAAGCACCACGCGAAAGAGCCCTCTGACCATCCTGCTGACCGCCTTGGTCACCCTCCTAGGCCTCCTGGTGCTCGCCCCGAGCCCCGCCCAGGCGCAGGCCGAGCCACCCCGTGCCGTCGCGGCCGCCGGCCTGCACATCTCCAACGGCCGTCTCCTCGAAGGCAACGGCAACGACTTCGTGATGCGGGGCGTCAACCACGCCTACACCTGGTACCCGACCCAGACCCAATCCCTCAGGGACGTCAAGGCGTTGGGCGCCAACACCGTCCGGGTCGTCCTCGCCGACGGGCATCGCTGGACCAGGAACACCGCCGACGAAGTCGCCGCGATCGTCGCGCAGTGCAAGGCGAACCGCCTGATCTGCGTACTGGAGGTGCACGACACCACCGGCTACGGCGAGGAGGCCGCCGCCGGGACACTCGACCAGGCCGCCGACTACTGGATCGGTCTCAAGAGCGTGCTCGCCGGCCAAGAGGACTACGTCGTCATCAACATCGGCAACGAGCCCTGGGGCAACACCGACCCGGCCGGCTGGACCGCCCCCACGATCGCCGCCGTACAGAAACTGCGTGCCGCCGGTTTCCAGCACACGATCATGGTGGACGCGCCCAACTGGGGTCAGGACTGGCAGGGTGTCATGCGCGCCAACGCCCAGTCCGTGTACAACGCCGACACCACCGGCAACCTGATCTTCTCCATCCACATGTACAGCGTCTTCGACACGGCGGCGGAGATCACCGACTACCTGAACGCCTTCGTCACGGCCAAACTCCCCATCCTGATCGGTGAGTTCGGTGGTCCGGCCGACCAGTACGGCGACCCTGACGAGGACACGATGATGGCGACCGCCCAGCAGCTGAAGCTGGGTTACCTGGCCTGGTCGTGGAGCGGCAACACGGACCCGGTCCTCGACCTGTCGATCGGCTTCGACCCCAAGCAGCTCAGCTCCTGGGGCCAGCGCATCTTCAACGGCGCCAACGGCATCGCCCAGACGTCCCGGGAAGCCACGGTCTACGGCGGCGGCACGGGCACCGACACCCAGGCCCCGACCGCCCCCGGCACCCCCAACGCGTCCGGAACCACGGCCACGTCGACCACCCTGACCTGGGCGGCGGCCACTGACAACGTTGGCGTCGCCGGCTACGACGTCGTCCGCGTGAGCGGCGGTACGGAGACCACGGCCGCCGCCTCCACCACCAACACCGTCACGGTCACCGGCCTCACCGCGGCCACGGCCTACACCTTCGCCGTGTACGCACGGGACGCGGCCGGCAACCGCTCGACCCGCTCGGCCACGGTGAACGTCACCACGTCCCCGGGCGGCGGCACCCCCGGGATCAGCTGCTCCGTCGCCTACCGGGTCGTCGGCGACTGGCAGGGCGGTTTCCAGGGCGACATCACCCTGCGCAACACGGGCACCACCGCCCTGACCACCTGGACGCTGGGCTTCAGCTTCGCGGGCGGCCAGACCATCAACAACATGTGGGGCGGGACGCCCACGCAGAGCGGCGCCGACGTGAGCGTCGTACCCGCCTCCTACACGGCCACGATCCCGGCCGCCGGCTCGGTCTCGGTCGGCTTCATCGGGACGAAGGGGGCGACGAACCCGGCGCCCACCACCTTCACCCTCAACGGCACGACCTGTACGACGAGTTGA
- a CDS encoding roadblock/LC7 domain-containing protein → MTTAVQSFGWLVSEFVRTADGVTDAVAVSSDGLLMAASDNLGRDRADHLAAVVSGITSLAQNAATTHGFRGMKLVMIEMLGGFLMVGRIRDGSCLGVLAAEGCDVGLVGYEMAVLADRAGELLTPQLVRQLHAAPPAAG, encoded by the coding sequence GTGACCACCGCCGTCCAGAGTTTCGGCTGGCTCGTCTCGGAGTTCGTCCGCACCGCCGACGGCGTCACCGACGCGGTCGCCGTCTCCTCCGACGGCCTCCTCATGGCCGCCTCCGACAACCTCGGCCGAGACCGCGCCGACCACCTCGCCGCCGTCGTCTCCGGCATCACCAGCCTCGCCCAGAACGCGGCGACGACACACGGCTTCCGGGGCATGAAGCTCGTCATGATCGAAATGCTCGGCGGCTTCCTCATGGTCGGCCGCATCCGCGACGGCAGCTGCCTGGGCGTCCTGGCCGCCGAGGGCTGCGACGTGGGCCTGGTCGGCTACGAGATGGCCGTCCTCGCCGACCGCGCGGGCGAACTCCTCACCCCGCAGCTGGTACGCCAGCTGCATGCCGCACCACCGGCGGCGGGCTGA
- a CDS encoding sensor histidine kinase, producing MAVVITVPICLLLTVAGLAVYGRAEALGDARTTRDEVGLSLRVQALVHQLQRERGLTNGLLGGEKSYRTQLTATRGRVDTALRAMRPEQAVQNVIQRYLRRLAAVRAAADRAAGGKATADRTATLTFYTAAVDALNDVDPVADTASSADRQLRDGLDALRELATAKESVALERGLLNGVFAEGAFHGREYLTFTEVRAARVAALARFREVATAPQLTALKHAFATEDAERATTYETRAEGAADGSALRVDAGTWWDGMTVLVDDLYAVQQSVGDDVRDRADRLSHDAELALAAYLLAGTLMAALVAGLAAFASRSLTRPLGALAEAAHDVARHRLPATVARIQQSPQDQVEFPEARALGGAAEITEVAESLRLVEHTALQLAAQQAGLRRNTTESLANLGRRNQNLVRRQLGLITRLERQELDPDALAELFELDHLATRMRRNAESLLVLAGQNPPRATAAPADGLEVVQSAVAEVEQYRRVLIAAVEPVRVRGHAVADVAHLLAELIENGLTFSPPNERVEVHGWYDTDDDTYSFAVVDHGVGMSATDKERAGERLSGSGEDAFLAAPTRFLGHLVVGRLTDRLGDGTKVHLFDTPGGGLSALLVLPGRLLAPAQTQQILAAPPSAPPSGPPTPPTARPAVSSLLNGFRAGVARAEARSTPRSTQGASS from the coding sequence GTGGCGGTGGTCATCACCGTCCCGATCTGCCTGCTGCTGACGGTCGCCGGACTGGCCGTGTACGGCCGCGCGGAGGCGCTCGGCGATGCCCGGACCACCCGGGACGAGGTCGGCCTCAGCCTGCGCGTCCAGGCGCTGGTGCACCAGCTGCAGCGTGAACGCGGCCTGACGAACGGCCTGTTGGGCGGCGAGAAGAGCTACCGCACACAACTCACCGCCACTCGCGGACGGGTCGACACGGCGCTGCGCGCGATGCGCCCCGAACAGGCGGTGCAGAACGTCATCCAGCGGTACCTGCGCCGCCTCGCCGCCGTCCGAGCCGCCGCCGACAGAGCGGCCGGGGGAAAGGCCACCGCCGACCGCACCGCCACCCTCACCTTCTACACCGCCGCCGTGGACGCCCTCAACGACGTCGACCCGGTGGCGGACACCGCCTCCAGCGCCGACCGCCAACTGCGGGACGGGCTGGACGCGTTGCGGGAACTGGCCACCGCCAAGGAGTCCGTCGCCCTCGAACGAGGCCTCCTCAACGGCGTGTTCGCCGAGGGTGCCTTCCACGGCCGCGAGTACCTCACCTTCACGGAGGTGCGCGCGGCCCGTGTCGCCGCCCTCGCCCGCTTCCGGGAGGTCGCGACCGCGCCCCAACTCACCGCCCTGAAGCACGCGTTCGCCACGGAGGACGCCGAACGCGCCACCACCTACGAGACCCGGGCGGAGGGCGCCGCCGACGGCTCCGCGCTGCGCGTCGACGCCGGCACCTGGTGGGACGGGATGACCGTGCTCGTAGACGATCTGTACGCCGTCCAGCAGTCGGTCGGTGACGACGTACGGGACCGGGCCGACCGCCTCAGTCACGACGCCGAACTCGCCCTCGCCGCTTACCTCCTGGCGGGCACGCTCATGGCCGCCCTCGTGGCGGGCCTCGCCGCTTTCGCCTCGCGTTCCCTCACCCGCCCGCTCGGCGCCCTCGCCGAGGCGGCCCACGACGTGGCCCGGCACCGGCTGCCCGCGACGGTCGCCCGGATCCAGCAGTCACCGCAGGACCAGGTGGAGTTCCCCGAGGCGCGAGCACTGGGCGGCGCGGCGGAGATCACCGAAGTCGCGGAGTCACTGCGCCTGGTGGAACACACCGCCCTCCAACTGGCCGCCCAGCAGGCCGGCCTGCGCCGCAACACCACCGAGTCGCTCGCCAACCTCGGCCGCCGCAACCAGAATCTCGTACGCCGGCAGCTCGGTCTCATCACGCGCCTGGAACGGCAGGAACTCGACCCGGACGCCCTCGCCGAGCTCTTCGAACTCGACCACCTCGCCACCCGGATGCGGCGCAACGCCGAAAGCCTGCTGGTCCTGGCCGGACAGAATCCGCCCCGGGCCACGGCGGCGCCCGCCGACGGCCTGGAAGTCGTCCAGTCGGCCGTCGCCGAGGTGGAGCAGTACCGGAGGGTCCTGATCGCGGCCGTGGAACCGGTGCGCGTCCGAGGCCACGCCGTTGCCGATGTCGCCCATCTCCTCGCCGAACTCATCGAGAACGGGCTGACGTTCTCGCCGCCGAACGAGCGGGTCGAGGTGCACGGCTGGTACGACACCGACGACGACACGTACAGCTTCGCCGTCGTCGACCACGGCGTCGGGATGTCCGCGACCGACAAGGAACGCGCGGGCGAACGCCTCTCCGGCTCCGGCGAGGACGCCTTCCTCGCCGCCCCCACCCGCTTCCTCGGCCATCTCGTCGTCGGCCGGCTCACCGACCGCCTCGGCGACGGCACGAAGGTCCACCTCTTCGACACCCCGGGCGGCGGCCTGTCCGCACTCCTCGTCCTGCCCGGCCGCCTGCTCGCCCCCGCACAGACCCAGCAGATCCTCGCGGCACCCCCGTCCGCACCCCCGTCGGGGCCGCCGACCCCGCCCACCGCACGTCCCGCTGTCTCCTCCCTGCTCAACGGCTTCCGAGCAGGTGTCGCCCGCGCCGAGGCCCGAAGCACACCCCGAAGCACCCAAGGAGCGTCATCGTGA
- a CDS encoding helix-turn-helix domain-containing protein — protein MDVSTGTAAGTGTGTRTVAIAVTDGMLHFELGIAYEVFGADLTHLVDPWYDVTLCGPGPIRAGRFLLEPDAGLDQLPYADTVIVPGWADVDQAPPVELVDAVRAAHEAGARVASLCTGAFVLAAAGLLDGRRATTHWGHTDVLAARHPLVEVDPDVLYVDNGSVLTSAGKAASMDLCLHLVRLDHGSAIANTVARRLVVAPHRAGGQAQFVTAPVPAQDDHPLAELFPWAIERLDRALTVEDLARRANMSSRHLGRHFRTVTGTTPLQWLLTQRIRRAQELLEATGDSVDAIAEAVGMGTATTLRRHFNRTIGVPPDAYRRTFRSTRSGIG, from the coding sequence ATGGACGTGAGTACGGGCACGGCGGCGGGCACGGGGACGGGCACGAGGACCGTCGCGATCGCCGTCACCGACGGCATGCTCCACTTCGAGCTCGGCATCGCCTACGAGGTCTTCGGCGCCGATCTCACCCACCTCGTCGACCCCTGGTACGACGTCACCCTCTGCGGTCCGGGCCCGATCCGCGCCGGCAGATTCCTGCTGGAGCCCGACGCCGGCCTCGATCAACTCCCGTACGCCGACACGGTGATCGTCCCCGGCTGGGCCGACGTCGACCAGGCGCCGCCCGTCGAACTGGTCGACGCGGTACGCGCGGCCCATGAGGCGGGAGCGCGCGTCGCCTCCCTGTGCACCGGCGCGTTCGTGCTGGCCGCCGCCGGTCTGCTGGACGGCCGGCGCGCGACCACCCACTGGGGGCACACCGATGTCCTGGCCGCCCGCCATCCCCTCGTCGAGGTCGACCCGGACGTGCTGTACGTCGACAACGGCAGCGTGCTCACCTCCGCCGGCAAGGCGGCATCCATGGACCTGTGCCTGCATCTCGTACGACTCGACCACGGCTCGGCGATCGCCAACACCGTCGCTCGCCGCCTCGTCGTAGCTCCGCACCGGGCTGGCGGTCAGGCGCAGTTCGTCACCGCGCCGGTGCCCGCCCAGGACGACCATCCGCTCGCCGAACTGTTCCCCTGGGCGATCGAACGGCTCGACCGCGCCCTGACCGTGGAGGACCTGGCACGCCGGGCGAACATGAGCTCGCGCCACCTGGGCCGCCACTTCCGGACCGTCACCGGCACCACCCCGCTGCAGTGGCTGCTGACCCAGCGGATCCGGCGCGCCCAGGAGCTGCTGGAGGCCACCGGCGACAGTGTCGACGCCATCGCGGAGGCCGTCGGCATGGGCACCGCCACAACGCTGCGCCGCCACTTCAACCGCACGATCGGCGTGCCGCCGGACGCGTACCGACGTACGTTCCGCAGCACACGGTCCGGCATCGGCTGA
- a CDS encoding TIGR03668 family PPOX class F420-dependent oxidoreductase, with the protein MKLSPLVARERFVASAVARLATADPQGVPHAVPVTFVVVSDVLYFAVDHKPKSTWNLRRLRNIRENPSVTVLVDHYDEDWSRLWWARADGRGEVLEDGEERLRAVESLCGKYDRYGQYKDSPPQGPVVAVRVEKWSGWAFS; encoded by the coding sequence ATGAAACTCTCGCCGCTCGTCGCCCGGGAACGATTTGTCGCGTCGGCCGTCGCCCGGCTGGCGACGGCCGACCCCCAGGGGGTGCCTCACGCGGTACCCGTGACCTTCGTCGTCGTGAGCGACGTCCTGTACTTCGCCGTCGACCACAAGCCCAAAAGCACGTGGAACCTACGGCGGTTGCGCAACATCCGGGAGAATCCGTCGGTGACGGTACTGGTCGACCACTATGACGAGGACTGGTCGCGGTTGTGGTGGGCTCGCGCCGACGGTCGCGGGGAAGTCCTGGAGGACGGCGAGGAGCGGCTCCGCGCGGTGGAGTCGCTGTGTGGCAAGTACGACCGGTACGGCCAGTACAAGGACTCCCCTCCCCAGGGCCCTGTGGTCGCCGTTCGGGTGGAGAAGTGGAGCGGCTGGGCTTTCTCATAG
- a CDS encoding saccharopine dehydrogenase family protein codes for MGSASGQTVVVFGAYGHTGRFVVAELLARGFVPVLSGRDPEQLRKLAASHPGLDARPASVDDPGSLDRALAGASAVINCAGPFAATAAPVIEAALRAGIPYVDVAAEIEANVDTFTHFGERARAANALVIPAMAFFGGLSDLLVTAAMGDWTSADEAHIAYGLSSWHPTAGTRVAGAVSRERRDGRRVRFSGGRLEYHDDALPTQKWTFPEPMGAREVIGEFSMADVVTVPSHLAIPEVRSYMAAEAARELSAPDTPAPVAVDEDGRSAQTFVVDVVVRVGGAERRAVARGQDIYAVSAPLAVEAVERVLTGRTRAVGVVSAGAGFDAVDFLGALSAHISLELVR; via the coding sequence ATGGGATCGGCATCCGGGCAGACAGTCGTGGTGTTCGGCGCGTACGGGCACACCGGGCGGTTCGTGGTGGCGGAGTTGCTGGCGCGCGGGTTCGTCCCGGTCCTCTCGGGGCGGGACCCGGAGCAGTTGCGGAAGCTGGCGGCCTCCCATCCGGGGCTCGACGCCCGCCCGGCCTCGGTCGACGACCCGGGCTCGCTGGACCGGGCGCTGGCCGGCGCGTCGGCGGTGATCAACTGCGCCGGGCCCTTCGCGGCGACGGCCGCGCCGGTGATCGAGGCGGCGCTGCGGGCCGGGATCCCCTATGTGGATGTGGCGGCGGAGATCGAGGCCAACGTCGACACGTTCACGCACTTCGGGGAGCGTGCGCGTGCCGCGAACGCCCTGGTGATCCCCGCGATGGCGTTCTTCGGCGGCCTCAGCGACCTGCTGGTCACCGCCGCGATGGGCGACTGGACCTCGGCCGACGAGGCGCACATCGCGTACGGCCTGAGCAGTTGGCACCCCACCGCCGGTACGCGCGTCGCGGGGGCGGTGTCCCGGGAGCGCCGGGACGGCCGCCGGGTCCGTTTCAGCGGAGGGCGGCTGGAGTACCACGACGACGCGCTGCCGACCCAGAAGTGGACCTTCCCGGAGCCGATGGGCGCCCGGGAGGTGATCGGCGAGTTCTCGATGGCCGACGTGGTCACGGTCCCGAGTCACCTGGCGATTCCCGAGGTCCGGTCCTACATGGCGGCGGAGGCGGCCAGGGAACTGTCGGCGCCGGACACCCCGGCGCCGGTCGCGGTCGACGAGGACGGGCGGTCCGCGCAGACGTTCGTCGTGGACGTCGTCGTACGGGTCGGTGGGGCCGAACGGCGAGCGGTGGCGCGCGGGCAAGACATCTACGCGGTCAGCGCGCCGCTGGCTGTGGAGGCGGTGGAGCGGGTGCTGACGGGGCGGACTCGGGCGGTGGGGGTCGTGTCGGCCGGTGCGGGTTTCGACGCGGTCGACTTCCTCGGCGCTCTGTCCGCGCACATCTCGTTGGAGCTGGTTCGGTAG